The sequence CGGAAACTGTGGAACCGGAAACCGATGAGATCAAAGTAGCCATCATCGGTCGTCCTAATGTGGGTAAATCTAGCTTGCTCAATGCGTTTACAGGTGAGGAGCGCTGCATTGTCAGCCCGATCGCGGGGACAACGAGAGATGCGATCGACTCGATCGTGACTAGAAACGGGCAGAAATATCGCCTGATCGACACGGCTGGTATTCGCCGCAAGAAAAATGTGGAATATGGAGCCGAATTCTTTGGGATCAATCGCGCTTTCAAGGCGATTAATCGCTCTGATGTAGTGCTGTTGGTAATCGATGCTTTAGATGGTGTAACCGAGCAAGACCAAAAGCTAGCTGGTCGGATTAATGATGAAGGTCGCGCCTGCGTTATCGTGGTGAACAAATGGGATGCGGTCGAGAAAGATTCCTACACCATTTATGACTACACCCAGGAAGTCACCAGTCGCATGATGTTTGTGGATTATGCGCCGATTATCTTTGTCAGCGCTCTCACGGGTCAGAGGGTAGCAAAAATTCTCGACCAGGTGGATATCGTAGCGGAACAGCATCGTCGTCGCGTTTCTACTGCGGTTTTGAACGAGGTCTTGACTGAAGCCTCATCTTGGCATTCTCCCCCCGTCACGCGCCAGGGTAAACAAGGACGCATTTACTACGGTACTCAAATCTCTGCTTCGCCACCTGCGATCGTTCTATTCGTCAACGATCCGAAGCGATTTAACGACAACTACCGCCGCTATATCGAAAAGCAATTCCGCTCTTCCCTAGGTTTTACTGGCACGCCTCTTAGATTGATCTGGCGAGGTAAAAAGTCTCGCGAAGTTGAGGGCAAGTCTATGAATCGTGCGGCGAAGGTATAGATTGGATCTAACGCATTCATCAACATCATCAACAGCCAGCCGCTGCATGACACGGGCAAGCCCTACAGGGTTCGCGCCTGCGCATGTCATCCTACCGATCCGATACCACTTCAAGCGATCGCTCGATCCCAAATCCTGTTTAGTTACCCCCTGGCACTTAAAGTCCGCCTGCGCGGACTTTATGCGTGTAGCCGCGACTTTCAGTCGCCAGGCAATATTAGAGATATAGCGGTTTTCAGGGACGACTAATTAGTAAACCTGCTCTACTTCACCAATGTCAGGAATGGACTCTCTCAGCTTGCGCTCAATTCCCATGCGCAGGGTCATGGCAGAGCTGGGGCAAGATCCACAGGCACCCTGCAAGCGCAGCCTAACCACGGGACCTTCTAATTCTACTAGCTCCACATTACCGCCATCTGCCAACAGATAGGGCCGCAATTCATCTAAAACATTTTCCACATTTTCAGCGGTCAACTCTAATGCCATAATTCACCTTTGACGTACATTCAAATTTACAGGACTACATCTAAGTTATCATTTCCAAACCAGGACTGTGCCCCAGAACAATGAGATCTCATCTGTACTGCGTTAATTCTCCTCAACTGGTACCCTTACCGAAGATAGGCCCGCGAGCGCTCTCAAATTTTGGCAGCGTACTAACTCCGTAAACTCCAGGTTAGACCTGCCTTCTAGTTTGGCAACAAACTGCACGGCATCGAGTAACCCTCTTGCGGCAGCACTCTCCGTATAACCGCGTCTTTGCGCCACCTGGATGGCTTCGTTATCCGCTTCAATCTGAGTTTGGGTTCCCTTACTGCGGCGGCGTACTTGCTCCACTGCTACTGTAGTAAGCATAATCCCGATCGCGATACCCACCGTATCTCCCTGCATTAACTCAAACATTCCGCCCAAAAACGATAGTAAGGCGATCGCTTGGTAGGTACCGGGTTTAAACCACTTTGCCTGTTGCCGCCAGGCAACTTCGCGCAGTAATAGTAAATCCCGATGCACGACACTTAGCTGCATCCAAAGTGTTGGCTCGATCGTAATTAAAGTATTATTTGCCCAAGGCAATATTGGCGTGCTGGCAATTATAGTTTCTCGATCTAGTTTGGGTATTATCCTGGTTGACATGCGCCACGATGCTGGCAGCAGATCGTGTAAACGCAATATTTCTGGCTCGAGTGGCATGTTTGTAAAATTATGAGTTATTGCACTGAGTAAAAGTAATAGGAATAATTACTTTTTCTAAAGAAATTATGCAGTAATCCGCAGTTCAGTGAGTAGTTGCTTCAAAATATGTAAATGCTTGCATGGTTCTTTGGCGTATTCATATGAAGTTAAGCAGTCATCAGTCTCAAGCTGAGCAGGATACAAGAAGCAAGATCTTGCAATCAGCACAGAAACTATTTGCTCGACAGGGTTTTGATGGTACAACCACAAAAGATCTGGCAACACATGCTGGCGTGGCTGAGGGCACCCTGTTCCGTTATTTTAATAATAAAAAAGCGATTCTCGTTGAAGTTGCCACCCAGGGATGGGTGACGATTTTGACGGATTTGCTGACTGAGTTAAGCCAAATGGGAAGCTATAAGGCGATCGCTCAGATGATGCATCGTCGCATGGGCAATATGAACGAAAACCTTGACATGATGAAGGTATGTTTTATGGAAGCGCAGTTTCATCCTGACCTGCGCGATCGCATCCAGTCCGAAGTCGTAGACAAGATGACAGACATTGCTGAAGTCTTTTTTACCGAAGCGATCGCCAAGGGGATTTACCGCGACTCTCTCAGCCCTAAGGTGATTGCGCGGGTATTTGTCGGCATGTTTGCGGTAGCAGGGTTTAGCAACGAAACCATGATGAATGGTGGTTCGCCCTCAGACTTACGGCAGATGGCAGAGGGAGTAGCGGATATTTTCCTAAATGGGGTGCTGGTTCATAAACCTTGTTAAACCAGACTTAGTAGCCACGACCGTCGCTTACATGTCCTTTATTGAGCATATATTCATCCACCAAGCGCATTTTCTGCAATCTTTGCGCTTCTTCTAGCATTAGTTGACCGAAATGCTTGAGCGTTTGCAGATCGAAGTTAGGTCGGCGAAATTCTGGCGGTGGTTCTTTACTATTCAGCAAGCGCATGGATAGGCGATCTAATCCCACTCGATCGATAAATTGGCGTACCTGCTCGTCGTAAAGGCGCGATCGCAGGGCGCTAAAGAAATCGATAGAGCGATCGCTAAACATATCCACCAGTTGTTCTATTTCCCAACTCGATAAACCATCGGCGGCAAAGATGCCGCTGACGATGCCAATGCGATCGTTGCGATCT comes from Pseudanabaena sp. PCC 6802 and encodes:
- the der gene encoding ribosome biogenesis GTPase Der codes for the protein MPLPIVAIVGRPNVGKSTLVNRLAGEQFAIVFDEPGITRDRTYRNCFWGKHDFTVVDTGGLVFADDTEFLPLIRQQAFTAIEQSCAVIFMVDGIDGITAADWQIAQWLRTQSVPVILAVNKCEAANFGLALAAEFWQLGLGEPIPISGIHGNGTGDLLDELVKHFPDPETVEPETDEIKVAIIGRPNVGKSSLLNAFTGEERCIVSPIAGTTRDAIDSIVTRNGQKYRLIDTAGIRRKKNVEYGAEFFGINRAFKAINRSDVVLLVIDALDGVTEQDQKLAGRINDEGRACVIVVNKWDAVEKDSYTIYDYTQEVTSRMMFVDYAPIIFVSALTGQRVAKILDQVDIVAEQHRRRVSTAVLNEVLTEASSWHSPPVTRQGKQGRIYYGTQISASPPAIVLFVNDPKRFNDNYRRYIEKQFRSSLGFTGTPLRLIWRGKKSREVEGKSMNRAAKV
- a CDS encoding NifU family protein, which codes for MALELTAENVENVLDELRPYLLADGGNVELVELEGPVVRLRLQGACGSCPSSAMTLRMGIERKLRESIPDIGEVEQVY
- a CDS encoding DUF3318 domain-containing protein; this translates as MPLEPEILRLHDLLPASWRMSTRIIPKLDRETIIASTPILPWANNTLITIEPTLWMQLSVVHRDLLLLREVAWRQQAKWFKPGTYQAIALLSFLGGMFELMQGDTVGIAIGIMLTTVAVEQVRRRSKGTQTQIEADNEAIQVAQRRGYTESAAARGLLDAVQFVAKLEGRSNLEFTELVRCQNLRALAGLSSVRVPVEEN
- a CDS encoding TetR/AcrR family transcriptional regulator → MKLSSHQSQAEQDTRSKILQSAQKLFARQGFDGTTTKDLATHAGVAEGTLFRYFNNKKAILVEVATQGWVTILTDLLTELSQMGSYKAIAQMMHRRMGNMNENLDMMKVCFMEAQFHPDLRDRIQSEVVDKMTDIAEVFFTEAIAKGIYRDSLSPKVIARVFVGMFAVAGFSNETMMNGGSPSDLRQMAEGVADIFLNGVLVHKPC